A region from the Apium graveolens cultivar Ventura unplaced genomic scaffold, ASM990537v1 ctg9200, whole genome shotgun sequence genome encodes:
- the LOC141705656 gene encoding floral homeotic protein PMADS 2-like encodes MGRGKIEIKRIENSTNRHVTYSKRRQGLFKKAKEINVLCDAKVSVVIVNGSNKMFEFCSPDTTLASQLQSYQDISRTKLWDAKHEELSKEIERIDNENKSMQIRLRHLNGEDVTSLHLPELASLEATLDTGLRRVRNWKMEEFDKIAQRDQDLEDENKRLRYLLQQQEMGMAVAAMDSNVREYQQQQMPFAFRVQPNQPNLHERM; translated from the exons ATGGGGAGAGGTAAGATTGAGATAAAGAGGATTGAGAATTCAACAAACAGGCATGTGACATATTCAAAGAGAAGACAAGGTCTTTTTAAGAAGGCTAAAGAGATCAATGTTCTTTGTGACGCTAAAGTCTCTGTTGTTATCGTCAATGGTTCTAACAAGATGTTTGAGTTCTGCAGCCCTGACACCAC TTTAGCTTCGCAGCTGCAAAGCTACCAGGACATATCCAGAACAAAGCTGTGGGATGCAAAGCATGAG GAACTTTCTAAAGAAATCGAAAGAATCGACAATGAAAATAAGAGCATGCAGATTAGGCTGAG GCACTTGAATGGGGAAGATGTTACATCTCTGCACTTACCAGAACTGGCTTCCCTCGAAGCTACTCTTGATACTGGCCTTAGGAGAGTTAGAAACTGGAAG ATGGAGGAATTCGACAAGATTGCTCAACGT GATCAGGACTTGGAGGATGAAAATAAGCGCCTCAGGTACCTGCTG CAACAACAAGAGATGGGAATGGCGGTTGCAGCAATGGACAGTAATGTGAGAGAATACCAACAACAGCAGATGCCCTTTGCATTCCGTGTGCAGCCCAATCAACCAAATTTACATGAGAGGATGTAA
- the LOC141705655 gene encoding agamous-like MADS-box protein MADS9 encodes MGRGKIEIKRIENTNNRQVTYSKRRKGLIKKAKEITVLCDAAVSVVIFASPTKLYEYCSPSTNITEMLDRYHQHSGQRLWNPEHEALSNEIKRIKEENEKMQLDLRHLNAEDITSLNIKELMTIENDLENGLISIGEKRRESYKRMQKDGQRLEEENMHLRYVYEQQMEAMAGKVRDIENGFNHLKVNDQYEAQMPFAFRLQPNQPNLHNQMLLD; translated from the exons ATGGGGAGAGGGAAGATAGAAATCAAAAGAATAGAAAACACAAACAACAGGCAGGTAACTTATTCCAAGAGAAGGAAAGGGTTGATCAAGAAAGCTAAGGAGATTACTGTTCTATGTGATGCAGCTGTTTCTGTTGTTATCTTTGCTTCTCCTACTAAGCTCTATGAATATTGCAGCCCTTCCACAAa CATAACTGAAATGTTAGATCGGTACCACCAGCACTCTGGACAGAGATTGTGGAATCCTGAACATGAG GCTCTCAGCAATGAAATTAAAAGAATTAAGGAAGAGAATGAGAAAATGCAGCTTGATCTCAG GCACTTGAATGCTGAAGACATTACTTCCTTGAACATCAAAGAACTCATGACTATCGAAAATGATCTGGAGAATGGGCTGATAAGTATTGGTGAAAAAAGG AGGGAGTCGTATAAAAGGATGCAGAAAGAT GGGCAACGTCTGGAGGAGGAGAATATGCATCTACGTTATGTCTAT GAACAGCAGATGGAAGCTATGGCAGGTAAAGTGCGAGACATTGAAAATGGATTTAATCATCTCAAAGTGAATGATCAGTATGAAGCTCAGATGCCCTTTGCCTTCCGCTTGCAGCCAAATCAGCCTAATCTTCATAACCAGATGCTTCTCGACTAA